The following proteins come from a genomic window of Nitrosopumilaceae archaeon AB1(1):
- a CDS encoding transcriptional regulator — protein sequence MPEIWLNYGSTNTILDIKAENLEQEIKVESNILDDSTIKEKLDSLDISKPFEIAVLNNTSMIHKIINTIFTKCEEKSVPIPKVFTNRNEVVMLKNSLPEGSLVLEFTNSDEIQSNLVFVAETELDGLLGFETVSSRLVKKYGKDIMKEIFNKRSNNRPTPGKINSSAHTIKKFMDEFEISSIEITSTDKGIVGIHVGHPSSMDILPNYAKIITKKIDPTQIIISSTGKYSSNDTLNKSLQTIWNCSGAVQDDGLLILTGESGRGLGSLALQQFVEKRLDINDLKRTEGYIDGLENLFYLQEEQKRIKIGLISILPELYTKSLEIIPFDGIRYATEHILSNYGQNRKISVISDGARILL from the coding sequence ATGCCAGAAATTTGGTTAAATTATGGTAGCACCAATACCATACTAGACATAAAGGCAGAAAATCTCGAACAAGAGATAAAGGTAGAATCCAATATTCTAGACGACTCTACCATTAAAGAGAAACTAGATTCTCTAGATATATCCAAACCATTTGAGATAGCAGTATTGAATAATACAAGTATGATACATAAAATAATTAATACAATATTTACTAAATGTGAAGAAAAATCTGTTCCAATACCAAAGGTATTTACAAATAGAAATGAAGTTGTTATGTTAAAAAATTCATTACCAGAAGGCAGTTTGGTATTAGAATTTACAAATTCAGACGAGATACAATCAAATCTAGTATTTGTTGCTGAAACTGAACTTGATGGGCTATTGGGCTTTGAAACAGTATCTAGCAGACTGGTTAAAAAATATGGTAAAGACATAATGAAAGAAATATTCAACAAGAGATCAAATAATCGACCAACACCGGGCAAAATCAATTCTTCTGCACATACTATAAAAAAATTCATGGATGAATTTGAGATATCCTCAATAGAGATTACATCTACTGATAAAGGAATAGTTGGAATTCATGTAGGACATCCCTCATCAATGGATATTTTACCCAACTATGCTAAAATAATAACAAAAAAGATTGACCCGACACAAATTATCATAAGTAGTACAGGAAAATATTCAAGTAATGATACACTGAATAAATCTCTACAGACAATATGGAATTGCTCAGGGGCAGTTCAAGATGATGGATTATTAATATTGACCGGAGAGTCTGGTAGAGGATTGGGCTCACTTGCACTGCAGCAGTTTGTAGAGAAGAGACTAGACATTAATGATTTAAAGAGAACCGAAGGGTACATTGACGGATTGGAAAATTTATTTTATCTCCAAGAAGAGCAAAAGAGGATAAAAATTGGTTTGATATCAATCCTACCTGAATTATATACCAAAAGTTTAGAGATTATACCATTTGATGGGATCAGATATGCGACAGAACATATTTTATCAAATTATGGTCAAAACCGAAAGATATCAGTAATATCTGATGGTGCACGAATTTTACTATAA
- a CDS encoding type II toxin-antitoxin system HicB family antitoxin, with the protein MSSTVQGKKYTVVITSDDIDGGFVGVCDELNAFSDGETYDEIKKNMKEAVKLALEDTGNTSDFDMLIVQKRNE; encoded by the coding sequence ATGAGTTCTACAGTACAGGGGAAAAAATACACTGTTGTAATAACTTCAGATGATATTGATGGTGGTTTTGTAGGAGTGTGTGATGAATTAAACGCATTTTCAGATGGTGAAACCTATGATGAAATTAAAAAAAATATGAAAGAGGCAGTAAAACTTGCATTAGAAGACACTGGAAATACTAGTGACTTTGATATGCTGATTGTTCAAAAACGTAATGAATAA
- a CDS encoding site-2 protease family protein: MSDSSREEIVSLVDNTFDVVHLEYTPSLLLFQLSDDVNYKSKFIQLCHILDKKNLIAKLERAPDSTNLYLQIFKTPPIKSKKISRAWIQRILFIIVVTFVMIDGYSRSMIPIQAGFGSDPIQMAILYTITMLGILGTHEAGHLIAAKFHKVKSSWPYFIPGIPIYGFPTFGAFIRTRGVIINRNILFDIAISGPITGFIVIVLVTFSGVYLLPTHDQILQQQVPIPIDSSQGTPLLIMGVLALTGRESNIVWISVSPILFAAWFGCLLTFLNLLPAWQLDGGHMARTILSGKLHQYATYASAGILFLLGYYVMAMMVILFNTRRNDSVTLDDVTRLSKNRYLLFILVGIMGILCVPFPVWLL, from the coding sequence ATGAGCGACTCTTCAAGAGAAGAAATTGTCTCTCTAGTTGATAACACATTTGATGTTGTCCATCTAGAGTATACCCCATCACTACTCTTATTTCAATTGTCAGACGACGTTAATTATAAATCAAAATTTATTCAACTATGCCATATTTTGGATAAAAAAAATTTAATTGCAAAACTTGAACGTGCACCCGATTCCACTAATTTATACTTGCAAATTTTTAAAACACCTCCTATAAAATCTAAAAAAATTTCCAGAGCTTGGATTCAGAGAATTTTATTCATCATTGTAGTTACATTTGTGATGATTGATGGGTATAGTCGTTCCATGATTCCAATTCAAGCCGGTTTTGGGAGTGACCCTATACAGATGGCAATACTATACACAATAACTATGTTGGGAATTCTTGGAACTCATGAAGCCGGACATCTTATTGCAGCAAAGTTTCACAAAGTAAAATCATCGTGGCCATACTTTATACCTGGAATTCCAATCTATGGATTTCCTACATTTGGTGCATTTATTCGTACACGAGGAGTGATAATTAATCGTAATATATTATTCGATATTGCGATATCCGGTCCTATAACTGGTTTCATCGTTATAGTGTTGGTGACCTTTTCTGGTGTGTATTTGTTGCCTACTCATGATCAAATTTTACAGCAACAAGTCCCAATTCCTATAGATAGTTCACAGGGAACTCCTCTATTAATTATGGGAGTTTTGGCTCTCACTGGTAGAGAGAGTAACATTGTGTGGATTAGTGTATCGCCAATATTATTTGCTGCCTGGTTTGGATGTCTACTTACATTTCTAAATTTATTACCTGCATGGCAATTAGATGGCGGTCATATGGCGCGAACTATTCTTAGTGGCAAACTACATCAATATGCTACCTATGCGAGTGCGGGAATATTATTCCTGCTTGGGTATTATGTGATGGCCATGATGGTGATACTTTTCAATACACGTCGAAATGACTCTGTGACTCTTGATGATGTAACTAGACTGTCTAAGAATAGGTACCTCTTATTCATACTAGTCGGTATTATGGGGATTTTGTGTGTGCCTTTTCCTGTATGGTTGTTATAG
- a CDS encoding polyprenyl synthetase family protein: MTSNKELNPLIKSHREYIDKINIHLEEQLDVYSGFEFTEPLKYALANGKRIRPLILILAAECISKVDDNAYVAACAVEFLHTESVIHDDIIDEEIERRYRDPFHIKFGYNTSILTGDYVLGLILGIASKLDNARITMELSTTAMLMSEGEMIESRLETSEDVTFSDYIKVMHYKTATAFEVAAKLGGIISNGTEKEVMALAEYGKNIGIAYQIRDDLHDWKNEDKLLNLMIKNSTISQRHIQQDG, from the coding sequence TTGACATCAAACAAAGAACTCAATCCTTTAATAAAATCACATCGTGAATATATAGATAAAATCAATATACACCTTGAGGAGCAGCTAGATGTGTATAGTGGATTTGAATTTACAGAACCACTCAAATATGCACTTGCAAATGGTAAACGAATACGACCATTAATTCTAATTCTAGCAGCAGAGTGTATATCAAAAGTAGATGATAACGCATATGTTGCAGCGTGTGCCGTAGAGTTTCTCCATACCGAATCGGTAATTCATGATGATATAATTGACGAAGAGATTGAGCGTAGGTATAGAGATCCATTCCATATTAAATTTGGATATAATACAAGTATCTTAACTGGAGATTATGTACTTGGATTGATTTTAGGTATAGCATCCAAATTAGATAATGCAAGAATAACAATGGAACTGTCAACAACTGCTATGTTGATGAGTGAGGGGGAAATGATTGAGAGTAGATTGGAGACTAGTGAGGATGTTACATTTTCCGATTACATCAAAGTAATGCATTACAAAACAGCTACAGCATTTGAGGTTGCTGCCAAATTAGGAGGAATAATTTCAAATGGAACAGAAAAAGAGGTTATGGCACTAGCAGAGTATGGTAAAAACATTGGAATAGCATATCAGATACGCGATGATCTGCATGATTGGAAAAATGAAGACAAGTTGCTAAATCTGATGATTAAGAATAGTACAATATCCCAGAGACATATTCAACAAGATGGATGA
- a CDS encoding DEAD/DEAH box helicase produces the protein MRKIMNISDLDIPDVAKTFFKKRDFTTLYPSQIKCIEAGLLGVQNMLLVIPTASGKTLAAILGIIKHLETSKRTVVYITPLKALTTEKYRELKEMEEMKDITIGMRTSSVERDMKDANIRVMTNESLVIAILLKKEWTDNIGLIVVDEIHVLDDDQRGPNLEMILTILKNKRPSPRIIGLSATIGNASVISRWLNAKLVSSDWRPVKLKEGVLYENFIKFNDETKIEFEKTDEKNATTLTLDTIKESGQTIVFGGTRKACVGIAKSISAGLQLDKKKLDRLADISKSLLADEEVSNLTQTLAKLIKTGAAFHHAGLNEKCRKMVEDEFRNRNILAIAATPTLAAGVNLPARRIIISNYITYGNPESYITILNYKQMCGRAGRPKYDIIGESIIIPDSGHKSEDVFTNYVDGTPEDIDSKLLNDVKFFTLCCVAAGDSNSRWSPGDSVVKNDGMTATNILEFFNNTLAKIQDENNNLEERVIEAIEYLLEKDVIKEKEHRYRPTAFGYIIYQYMMEPASAVHIREWLRASPKNHEVERILIRSSLFVSDESDPPNSVFAEEWEKAQHHPEEYNIERIYHSIIQWIKEIPLKEIEETHRVQEGDLYWYQQRMDTYFVWMAAIAKFEKSKWFSDVQRLRKRVKYGVKAELLELTSVKQVGRVRARRLYNHGIETMSQLATTNSDTIAKALGNKKTDLVTDIISNAQKLL, from the coding sequence ATGAGAAAAATAATGAATATTTCAGATTTAGACATACCAGATGTCGCTAAAACATTTTTCAAAAAGAGAGATTTTACAACACTATACCCATCACAGATCAAATGTATTGAGGCAGGATTACTTGGAGTTCAAAATATGTTACTTGTCATACCAACGGCTAGTGGAAAAACACTGGCAGCAATACTTGGAATCATAAAACATCTAGAAACAAGTAAAAGAACTGTTGTATACATCACACCTCTAAAAGCATTGACGACAGAAAAATATCGAGAATTAAAAGAGATGGAGGAGATGAAAGATATCACTATTGGTATGAGAACTAGTAGTGTTGAGAGAGACATGAAAGATGCCAACATTCGTGTAATGACAAACGAGTCGCTAGTGATAGCCATATTATTAAAAAAAGAGTGGACAGATAACATAGGGCTGATAGTTGTCGATGAGATTCATGTACTAGATGACGATCAGCGTGGACCTAATCTAGAGATGATTCTTACAATATTGAAAAATAAAAGACCCTCACCACGAATTATTGGTCTTAGTGCCACTATTGGCAATGCGAGTGTAATTTCTAGATGGTTAAACGCCAAACTTGTGTCTAGTGATTGGCGACCAGTAAAATTAAAGGAAGGAGTACTGTATGAGAATTTTATAAAATTCAATGATGAGACAAAGATAGAATTTGAAAAGACAGATGAAAAAAATGCCACAACATTAACTCTGGATACCATCAAAGAGTCAGGGCAGACAATAGTATTCGGCGGTACAAGAAAAGCATGTGTAGGTATTGCCAAGAGCATATCGGCAGGATTACAATTAGATAAAAAAAAATTAGACAGACTAGCTGACATTTCAAAATCACTTCTTGCAGATGAAGAGGTGTCAAATTTAACACAAACACTTGCAAAATTGATAAAAACAGGTGCTGCATTTCATCACGCAGGATTAAATGAGAAATGCAGAAAGATGGTAGAAGATGAGTTTAGAAATCGAAATATTTTAGCAATAGCAGCTACACCTACACTTGCAGCAGGAGTAAATCTTCCAGCTAGACGAATAATAATTTCTAATTATATAACATATGGCAATCCAGAATCATATATCACCATTCTAAATTACAAACAAATGTGTGGCAGAGCTGGCAGGCCCAAGTATGATATCATAGGGGAGTCAATAATTATACCAGATAGTGGTCATAAATCAGAAGATGTATTTACAAATTATGTAGATGGTACACCTGAAGATATAGACTCAAAATTATTAAACGATGTAAAATTCTTTACGCTCTGCTGTGTAGCAGCAGGGGATAGTAATTCCAGATGGTCCCCTGGTGACTCAGTAGTGAAAAATGATGGCATGACTGCTACAAATATTTTAGAGTTTTTCAATAATACGTTAGCAAAGATACAAGATGAAAATAACAATCTAGAAGAACGCGTAATAGAGGCCATAGAGTATTTGCTAGAAAAAGATGTAATTAAAGAGAAAGAGCACAGGTATAGACCAACAGCATTCGGCTATATCATTTATCAATACATGATGGAACCTGCATCTGCAGTACACATTAGAGAATGGCTCAGGGCATCGCCAAAGAATCATGAAGTGGAGAGAATATTAATTAGATCTTCATTGTTTGTATCAGATGAATCAGATCCGCCAAACTCAGTATTTGCCGAAGAATGGGAAAAGGCGCAGCATCATCCTGAAGAGTATAACATTGAGAGGATTTATCACTCCATCATACAATGGATAAAAGAAATACCGCTAAAGGAGATAGAGGAGACACACAGAGTGCAAGAAGGTGATCTGTATTGGTATCAACAAAGAATGGATACATATTTTGTATGGATGGCAGCAATTGCTAAATTTGAAAAGAGCAAATGGTTCAGCGATGTACAGAGACTGAGGAAACGAGTAAAATATGGAGTAAAAGCAGAACTGCTAGAACTTACAAGTGTAAAACAGGTAGGACGAGTCCGGGCTAGACGATTATACAATCACGGTATTGAGACAATGTCACAGTTGGCAACTACAAATTCAGATACAATTGCAAAGGCATTGGGGAATAAAAAAACTGATTTGGTAACTGATATTATTAGTAATGCTCAAAAATTACTCTAG
- a CDS encoding iron-containing redox enzyme family protein, with translation MSELIQQINDLIQKRTILEHPFYEMWSAGELKLESLAGYSKEYFQLVKAVPEFMKPLINQADESLASELHENMLEEVEHIEPWIHFASSLGVDQNELNHYTGTDKTRQAVTILNDLVDTSFESGVCAMYTFEKEIPHISEVKLEGLKEFYDITSDHATEYFKLHTEADIRHVASWRKPLERVVDEKQMLQVANKSLDAQHLLLDACKDTYC, from the coding sequence ATGAGTGAATTAATACAGCAAATTAATGATTTAATACAAAAAAGAACCATACTAGAGCACCCATTTTATGAAATGTGGTCAGCTGGAGAATTGAAACTAGAATCACTTGCAGGTTATTCAAAAGAATACTTTCAGTTGGTAAAAGCAGTACCAGAATTTATGAAACCACTAATTAATCAAGCAGACGAATCACTAGCTAGTGAATTACACGAAAATATGTTAGAGGAGGTAGAACATATTGAGCCTTGGATACATTTTGCATCATCACTTGGAGTTGATCAAAATGAGTTGAATCATTATACAGGAACAGACAAAACTAGACAGGCCGTGACAATATTGAATGATTTAGTTGACACAAGTTTTGAGAGTGGGGTATGTGCAATGTACACATTTGAGAAAGAGATTCCACACATAAGCGAGGTAAAATTGGAAGGTTTGAAAGAATTTTATGATATAACATCAGATCATGCTACAGAATATTTTAAATTACATACAGAGGCAGATATCAGACATGTAGCATCATGGAGGAAACCTCTAGAGAGAGTGGTGGATGAAAAACAAATGTTACAAGTAGCAAATAAATCACTAGACGCACAACATTTACTTTTAGATGCGTGCAAGGACACATACTGTTAA
- a CDS encoding class I SAM-dependent methyltransferase family protein, translating to MLKDALTGILTQNEVKELYSAFDQIGEIIIVRIPDSLIHKKKLIGETLLDRVKIARSVFHQSSDVSGEFRTRSLDILAGTDNTETEYRESGCRFIIDVEKAFFSPRLSSERLRIANLVEENDTIVNMFAGVGMFSIIMAKNIPCTVYSIDINPYAIELCKKSIGINKLKGKVIPIQGDASDVIQKLEKTGDRTLMLLPERSDEFLDAAYHTLKKNGIIHYYSHIHSDAKMDAAKLSEEHYTKVGKRFKIIYSRIVRAIGPRYYQTVVDAKVL from the coding sequence ATGCTAAAAGATGCCCTCACGGGAATCTTGACACAAAATGAAGTAAAAGAGTTGTACTCTGCGTTTGATCAAATCGGTGAGATCATTATTGTACGAATTCCAGATTCGTTAATTCATAAAAAAAAATTGATTGGAGAGACATTACTAGATAGAGTAAAAATTGCTCGTTCTGTATTTCATCAATCCTCAGATGTTAGTGGAGAATTTAGAACAAGGAGTCTAGATATACTTGCAGGGACAGATAATACAGAGACAGAATATAGAGAATCGGGCTGTAGATTTATCATAGATGTAGAGAAGGCGTTTTTTTCACCAAGATTATCTTCTGAGAGATTACGGATTGCAAATTTAGTTGAAGAAAATGATACAATAGTAAACATGTTTGCAGGAGTTGGAATGTTTTCAATAATTATGGCAAAAAATATACCATGTACAGTGTATAGTATAGACATTAATCCATACGCAATAGAATTGTGCAAAAAGAGTATTGGTATAAACAAACTCAAAGGTAAAGTAATACCCATACAGGGAGATGCATCTGATGTTATTCAAAAATTAGAAAAGACCGGAGATCGTACGTTGATGCTATTACCAGAAAGATCAGACGAGTTTTTAGATGCAGCTTATCACACTTTGAAGAAGAATGGCATCATTCACTACTATTCACACATACATTCAGACGCAAAGATGGATGCAGCAAAGTTATCAGAGGAACACTATACCAAGGTAGGCAAGAGATTTAAAATTATTTATTCAAGAATAGTCAGAGCAATAGGTCCACGATACTATCAGACGGTGGTAGATGCCAAAGTTCTTTAA
- a CDS encoding transcriptional regulator has product MTRRKTGGLFLFVLCILGFFVYAYLLMLSPWSPIILQLSMLMIVGGVLGIISWIGYMMATTKSSPSSIITDDD; this is encoded by the coding sequence ATGACTCGTCGTAAAACTGGTGGATTATTTCTCTTTGTATTGTGTATATTGGGATTTTTTGTTTACGCATATCTACTAATGTTATCTCCCTGGAGTCCTATTATTCTACAACTCTCAATGTTGATGATTGTAGGTGGTGTTTTGGGTATTATATCGTGGATAGGATATATGATGGCAACTACGAAATCCTCTCCAAGCTCAATCATAACTGATGATGATTAA
- a CDS encoding DEAD/DEAH box helicase translates to MQIAELDISKEFKKYLTQSGFTELYPPQADCVKAGLLENENMLLAIPTASGKTLAATLAMIKYFEDGGDGIAVYLTPLNALTAEKYKEFKEFESMRHIKIHVGMQAGGQAKRTTNANIRIVTNESLMASLILDAPWTRRIRFVVADEVHTIHDPTRGPDLEMALVTLMKRKPSPRILALSATVGNPKTVAKWLNAKYVSSDWRPVKLREGVLNDKIIQFNDGNNLEFNPTSNVKITTASRLAVQTVEEGGQSIIFAGTRKHSVSAALKAAEIIHVNAKQKAKLVSISKKILDTEDTTDLIEKLSQCVKFGSAFHHAGLNDRCRKIVEDEFRNRNIQIIASTPTLAAGVNMPARRIIITSYIRYGRPITNISVLEYKQMCGRAGRPKYDTIGESIIIPSPKDDPTDIYENYVRGKPENIQSKLGKRLAFHTLVCIVIGKNTQWKPGKLIQENKGMTEQEIIQFFDQTLARQQYKKNMFDQGVKNAISYLNDNDLIAREEKLYKPTEFGRIVNRNIMEPSIAIAIKNWLNVSKKDHEIERLILRMSAFVQGVKLVEEDFEESWDIVESYVSEYGVEKIYHSMLAWIQEKTLKEIESDFGMQEGYLYWYNRSIDRFLSWTTSIAEFYKSEWSADSTKLRKRINYGVKEELLDLVSVKQIGRVRARRLYTKNIKTTVKLASTKPEIISRILNQKQSKLIVQIINDAKRQS, encoded by the coding sequence TTGCAAATAGCAGAATTGGACATATCAAAAGAATTTAAAAAATATCTAACCCAAAGTGGATTCACAGAATTATATCCACCACAAGCAGATTGTGTAAAAGCAGGTTTGCTAGAAAATGAAAATATGCTACTTGCAATACCTACGGCAAGTGGTAAAACACTAGCTGCTACACTTGCAATGATAAAATATTTTGAAGATGGTGGAGATGGAATAGCAGTATACCTTACACCACTAAATGCACTTACTGCAGAAAAATACAAAGAATTCAAAGAATTTGAGAGTATGAGACATATCAAGATTCATGTAGGTATGCAGGCCGGTGGGCAGGCAAAGAGAACAACTAACGCAAATATCAGAATAGTGACTAATGAATCTCTAATGGCATCTTTAATTTTAGATGCTCCATGGACACGACGAATCAGATTTGTGGTTGCCGATGAAGTGCACACAATTCATGATCCTACACGTGGACCTGATTTAGAGATGGCACTTGTAACATTAATGAAAAGAAAACCGTCCCCTAGAATACTAGCACTCAGTGCAACTGTTGGAAATCCAAAGACAGTGGCCAAATGGTTAAACGCAAAGTATGTATCTAGTGATTGGAGACCTGTAAAACTTCGTGAAGGTGTACTGAATGACAAAATAATACAATTTAATGACGGAAATAATTTGGAATTTAACCCCACATCTAATGTAAAAATTACCACAGCATCAAGACTGGCGGTTCAGACTGTAGAGGAGGGGGGACAGTCAATAATATTTGCCGGTACCAGAAAACATTCAGTAAGTGCAGCTCTAAAGGCCGCAGAGATTATACACGTGAATGCTAAACAGAAAGCAAAACTAGTCAGCATATCAAAAAAGATACTAGATACAGAAGACACCACAGATTTAATAGAAAAACTATCACAATGTGTAAAATTTGGTTCTGCATTTCATCATGCAGGACTTAATGACAGATGCAGAAAAATAGTAGAAGATGAATTTCGCAATAGAAATATTCAAATCATTGCATCAACACCTACCCTTGCAGCTGGCGTAAATATGCCAGCAAGAAGGATAATAATTACTAGTTATATCAGATATGGGCGTCCCATTACTAACATTAGTGTATTAGAGTACAAACAGATGTGTGGCAGAGCTGGTAGACCCAAGTATGATACCATTGGAGAATCAATAATTATTCCATCGCCAAAAGATGATCCAACAGATATTTATGAGAATTATGTACGTGGTAAACCTGAAAACATTCAATCAAAACTTGGAAAAAGATTGGCATTTCACACACTAGTGTGTATCGTTATTGGAAAGAACACTCAATGGAAACCGGGTAAATTAATTCAAGAAAATAAAGGAATGACAGAACAAGAAATTATACAATTCTTTGATCAGACATTAGCAAGACAGCAGTATAAAAAAAATATGTTTGATCAAGGTGTAAAGAATGCAATAAGTTATCTAAATGATAATGATCTTATAGCACGTGAAGAAAAGTTGTACAAACCAACAGAATTTGGTAGAATTGTTAATCGTAATATCATGGAGCCAAGTATAGCAATTGCAATAAAAAATTGGTTAAATGTATCTAAAAAAGATCATGAGATTGAGAGATTGATTTTGCGTATGAGCGCATTTGTTCAAGGAGTTAAATTGGTTGAGGAAGACTTTGAGGAGTCGTGGGATATAGTAGAAAGTTATGTATCAGAATATGGAGTTGAGAAGATTTATCACTCAATGTTGGCATGGATTCAAGAGAAAACTCTAAAGGAAATTGAGAGTGATTTTGGAATGCAAGAAGGGTATCTGTATTGGTATAATCGTAGTATTGATAGATTTCTATCTTGGACCACAAGTATTGCAGAGTTTTACAAGAGTGAGTGGTCTGCAGATTCTACAAAATTACGAAAGAGGATCAACTATGGAGTAAAAGAAGAGTTGTTGGATTTAGTATCAGTAAAACAAATAGGGCGAGTAAGAGCTAGACGACTATACACTAAAAATATCAAAACAACAGTAAAACTTGCATCGACCAAACCAGAGATTATTTCACGTATATTAAACCAAAAACAAAGTAAACTAATTGTTCAAATTATAAATGATGCAAAAAGACAATCATGA
- a CDS encoding N-acetyltransferase codes for MQINTLGDVQIRNCEPANLIPVMEINLKTLPEHYSDYFYETLLRELPEAFLVAEISKNIIGYMMCKTEYGFSNFKKLGFIKKGHMVSVAVLPEYRKKGIGKSIIAESIQRIRKVGCAEFYLEVRSSNFAAVKMYESLGFSIRQRLNAYYRDGEGAYMMSIDLKP; via the coding sequence ATGCAGATAAACACTCTTGGAGATGTGCAGATACGAAATTGTGAACCCGCAAATCTGATACCTGTGATGGAGATTAATCTCAAAACATTACCAGAGCACTACTCTGACTATTTTTATGAGACACTGCTTCGTGAATTACCAGAGGCTTTTCTAGTGGCAGAGATTAGCAAAAATATTATTGGTTATATGATGTGTAAGACTGAATATGGATTTTCAAATTTCAAAAAACTAGGATTTATAAAAAAAGGTCATATGGTTTCTGTTGCTGTTTTACCTGAGTATAGAAAAAAAGGAATTGGAAAATCCATAATTGCCGAATCCATACAAAGAATACGTAAAGTAGGGTGTGCAGAATTTTATCTTGAAGTTCGCTCTAGTAATTTTGCAGCTGTAAAAATGTATGAATCTCTTGGATTTTCCATACGTCAACGACTCAATGCGTATTATCGTGATGGTGAGGGTGCATATATGATGTCCATTGATCTCAAACCATGA